A genomic stretch from Thunnus maccoyii chromosome 19, fThuMac1.1, whole genome shotgun sequence includes:
- the kctd9b gene encoding BTB/POZ domain-containing protein KCTD9b: MRRVTLFVNGTSSNGKVVAVYGSLEDLLSVASSKLGIRASSVYNGNGGLIDDITLIRDDDVLYISEEDSFEDPQYDVGGPENCQTHTDWLTLNVGGRCFTTTRSTLVSKEPESMLAHMFREKDVWGNKQDSQGAYLIDRSPDYFEPILNYLRHGQLIINEGINPLGVLEEARFFGIEQLAEQLENLIKASQPPEDHSPLSRKEFIRFLLATTTKSELRCQGLNFTGADLSRLDLRYINFKMANLRGTNLTHANLSGANLERADLSLASLDGANLQGVKMLCTNAEGASLRGCNFEDPAGIKANLEGANLKGVDMEGSQMTGINLRVATLKNAKLKNCNLRGATLAGTDLENCDLSGCDLQEANLRGSNVKGAIFEEMLTPLHMSQSVR; this comes from the exons ATGAGAAGAGTCACACTGTTTGTCAACGGCACGTCCTCAAATGGAAAG GTGGTGGCCGTGTACGGCTCCCTGGAGGATTTACTGTCTGTGGCCAGTTCAAAGCTGGGGATAAGAGCCTCTAGTGTTTATAACGGGAACGGCGGCCTCATAGACGATATCACACTCATCAG agaTGATGATGTGCTGTACATATCAGAGGAAGATTCATTTGAAG ATCCTCAGTACGACGTCGGAGGCCCTGAAAACTGTCAGACTCACACTGACTGGCTGACGCTCAACGTGGGTGGACGCTGCTTCACCACCACGAG gagCACACTGGTCAGTAAAGAGCCTGAGAGCATGCTGGCCCACATGTTCAGAGAGAAAG ATGTTTGGGGCAACAAGCAGGACTCACAGGGAGCGTACCTGATAGATCGCAGCCCAGACTACTTTGAACCCATCCTCAACTATCTGAGACACGGACAGCTGATCATCAACGAAGGGATCAACCCGCTGG GTGTCCTGGAAGAGGCTCGATTCTTCGGTATCGAACAGCTGGCTGAGCAGCTGGAGAACCTCATAAAG GCCTCTCAGCCCCCTGAAGACCACTCTCCCCTGAGCAGGAAGGAGTTTATTAGATTCCTGTTGGCCACCACGACCAAGTCAGAGCTGCGATGTCAG GGTCTGAACTTCACCGGCGCTGATCTGTCTCGTCTGGATCTGCGCTACATCAACTTCAAGATGGCCAACCTGAGAGGAACCAACCTGACCCACGCCAACCTGAGCGGAGCAAACCTGGAGAGGGCGGACCTGTCCCTGGCTTCTCTGGAT ggagCCAACCTGCAGGGTGTGAAGATGCTTTGCACCAACGCTGAAGGAGCTTCACTGAGAGGCTGTAACTTTGAGGATCCTGCTGGAATCAAAGCCAACCTGGAGG GAGCCAACCTGAAGGGTGTAGACATGGAGGGAAGTCAGATGACGGGTATCAATCTGAGAGTCGCTACACTGAAAAACGCCAAACTGAAGAACTGCAATCTGAGAGGAGCAACACTGGCTGGGACGGACCTGGAG AACTGCGACTTGTCAGGATGTGATCTTCAGGAGGCCAATCTGAGGGGCTCCAACGTGAAAGGAGCCATCTTTGAGGAGATGCTGACTCCTCTGCACATGTCTCAGAGTGTGCGTTAA